The proteins below come from a single Cylindrospermopsis raciborskii Cr2010 genomic window:
- a CDS encoding TIGR02450 family Trp-rich protein, which produces MAKKQKFPYLLGSKWTAQQKVDGWRHFQVVNRKNQGNWVYAEMVAACDPKVRFWINAKLLQDNSQWHPGWQSLVEINNKT; this is translated from the coding sequence ATGGCTAAAAAACAAAAGTTTCCTTATTTACTTGGTTCTAAGTGGACAGCTCAACAAAAAGTGGATGGTTGGAGACACTTTCAAGTTGTTAATCGTAAAAATCAAGGTAATTGGGTATATGCGGAAATGGTAGCAGCATGTGATCCAAAAGTGCGTTTTTGGATAAATGCTAAACTATTACAGGACAATTCCCAATGGCATCCGGGTTGGCAATCTTTAGTAGAAATCAACAATAAGACGTAG